A region of Fibrobacter succinogenes subsp. succinogenes S85 DNA encodes the following proteins:
- the fmt gene encoding methionyl-tRNA formyltransferase — MKIVFMGTPAFAAQFLEHLVASDNEVLAVVTQPDRPAGRGRVLTPPPVKEAALKHNLPVLQPTDLKSPEFEADLRKYDADLYVVVAYSILPKNILGITKFGAVNVHGSLLPKYRGAAPVQRAIADGLNETGVTVFRLDEKMDHGPILAQRTVVIDHQDTTASLLDKMVVPGCDALDDALNQLKNGCEKDLTQDHAQASGAPKIKKEEGLIDFNLPARTIHDRIRAFNPWPGGYGKLGGRMVYLRQTDTPENGPKLAPGVVEFKDNRLFVGTGEGVLEVIEIQAEGKKPMPVADFMRGIQKREGLQFC, encoded by the coding sequence ATGAAAATTGTATTTATGGGAACGCCCGCGTTTGCGGCTCAATTCTTGGAGCACCTCGTTGCTTCCGATAACGAAGTTTTAGCTGTTGTCACACAGCCCGATCGCCCGGCAGGCCGTGGCCGCGTGCTTACGCCTCCGCCTGTGAAAGAGGCTGCGCTCAAGCACAATTTGCCGGTCTTGCAGCCGACGGACTTGAAGTCTCCTGAATTCGAAGCAGACCTCCGCAAGTACGATGCCGACCTCTATGTCGTCGTGGCGTATTCCATCTTGCCCAAGAACATTTTGGGCATCACAAAGTTTGGTGCCGTGAACGTTCACGGCAGTTTGCTCCCGAAGTACCGCGGTGCCGCTCCGGTGCAGCGTGCCATTGCCGATGGTCTTAATGAAACAGGCGTGACCGTTTTCCGCCTGGACGAAAAGATGGACCACGGTCCGATTCTTGCACAGCGCACGGTCGTGATTGACCATCAGGACACAACCGCAAGCTTGCTCGACAAGATGGTTGTTCCGGGTTGCGATGCCTTGGACGATGCGCTGAACCAGCTCAAGAATGGTTGCGAAAAGGATTTGACGCAAGACCACGCACAGGCAAGTGGCGCTCCGAAAATCAAGAAAGAAGAAGGCTTGATTGACTTCAATTTGCCGGCACGCACGATTCACGATCGCATCCGCGCGTTCAATCCGTGGCCGGGTGGCTATGGAAAGCTCGGTGGCCGCATGGTGTACTTGCGCCAGACGGACACTCCCGAAAATGGTCCGAAGCTTGCTCCGGGTGTTGTCGAATTCAAGGACAACCGACTCTTTGTCGGCACTGGCGAAGGCGTTCTCGAAGTGATTGAAATTCAGGCCGAAGGCAAAAAGCCGATGCCTGTAGCAGACTTTATGCGTGGCATTCAAAAGCGCGAGGGACTTCAATTTTGTTAA
- the aroB gene encoding 3-dehydroquinate synthase, whose translation MKKHLYFTGFMASGKSRTGRALADRLGRPFVDTDNVIVERAGKSISEIFEQEGEAAFRKMERDVIAEIAQSEKPLVVSLGGGALTQAENLKVIRENGTIIRLWAKPEVLSERIGRKNTRPLLANLSDEERLEKIKQMLKDREKNYANADFSVESTNDYSETHVTERIMHMLKFWESHALDVHPSEGGRYPIFIGKNIVPDAAIMLEGLRLAPTYEFLICTDTTIAKEQNTKLSELRGQAGRCPIFKFQAGEGHKTLHNLNQLYSFMLHRGYTRKSCLLQFSGGVVGDMAGFGAATYQRGIPFVQFPTTLLSMVDSSVGGKVAVNHAEGKNMIGAFYQPKAVVCDISVLNTLPPTEYLAGLAEIVKYGVIYDEEFFTYLENNVEKIKAHDFDVLKHMIFRSCQIKAEVVGIDEKEAGLRAILNYGHTFGHAIEKLTHYELYSHGIAVSLGMRVAARAAVLLGKLSKEDEQRQNKLLDDLGFPKTYNTDVEAAWAAMAVDKKAEKGTRVYILPTKIGKVEKVCNIDKGIIADAWKAIQASEV comes from the coding sequence ATGAAGAAGCATCTATACTTTACCGGATTCATGGCCAGCGGCAAGAGCCGTACAGGTCGCGCCCTTGCAGACCGCCTCGGACGCCCGTTCGTTGATACAGACAACGTCATTGTAGAACGCGCCGGCAAATCCATTAGCGAAATTTTTGAGCAAGAAGGCGAAGCCGCGTTCCGCAAGATGGAACGCGACGTAATTGCCGAAATTGCACAGAGCGAAAAGCCTCTCGTCGTTTCTCTTGGCGGTGGCGCTCTCACGCAAGCCGAAAACTTGAAGGTCATCCGCGAAAACGGAACGATTATCCGCTTGTGGGCAAAGCCCGAAGTGCTTTCGGAACGCATTGGCCGCAAGAACACGCGACCGCTCCTCGCAAACCTTTCGGATGAAGAACGTCTTGAAAAAATCAAGCAGATGCTGAAAGACCGCGAAAAGAATTACGCCAACGCAGACTTTAGCGTCGAAAGCACGAACGACTATTCCGAAACGCACGTCACGGAACGCATCATGCACATGCTCAAGTTCTGGGAAAGCCATGCGCTTGACGTGCACCCGAGCGAAGGCGGTCGCTACCCGATTTTCATCGGCAAGAACATTGTGCCGGATGCAGCCATTATGCTTGAAGGCTTACGTCTTGCCCCGACTTATGAATTCTTGATTTGCACGGACACGACGATTGCCAAGGAACAGAACACGAAGCTTTCGGAACTCCGCGGTCAGGCAGGTCGTTGCCCGATTTTCAAGTTCCAGGCAGGCGAAGGCCACAAGACGCTCCACAACTTGAACCAGCTTTACAGCTTTATGTTGCACCGCGGTTATACCCGCAAGAGCTGCCTTTTGCAGTTCAGCGGTGGCGTCGTAGGTGACATGGCAGGCTTTGGCGCCGCCACGTACCAGCGCGGCATTCCGTTTGTGCAGTTCCCGACAACGCTCTTGTCGATGGTCGACAGTTCCGTTGGCGGTAAGGTTGCCGTGAACCATGCCGAAGGCAAGAACATGATTGGCGCATTCTACCAGCCGAAAGCGGTTGTCTGCGACATTTCTGTGCTGAACACGCTCCCCCCAACCGAATACCTTGCGGGTCTTGCCGAAATCGTCAAGTACGGCGTGATTTACGATGAAGAATTCTTCACCTACCTTGAAAATAATGTCGAAAAGATCAAGGCTCACGACTTTGACGTGTTGAAGCACATGATTTTCCGCAGCTGCCAAATCAAGGCCGAAGTGGTCGGCATCGACGAAAAAGAAGCAGGCCTCCGCGCCATCCTCAATTACGGCCACACATTCGGACATGCTATTGAAAAGCTCACGCATTACGAGCTTTACAGCCACGGTATCGCCGTTTCTTTGGGCATGAGAGTCGCCGCACGCGCTGCAGTGCTCCTCGGAAAGCTTTCGAAGGAAGACGAACAGCGCCAAAACAAGTTGCTCGACGATCTCGGATTCCCGAAGACATACAACACGGATGTCGAAGCGGCTTGGGCTGCAATGGCTGTCGACAAGAAGGCCGAAAAAGGCACTAGAGTTTATATTTTGCCTACAAAGATCGGAAAGGTCGAAAAAGTTTGTAATATTGATAAGGGTATTATTGCAGATGCCTGGAAAGCCATCCAGGCAAGTGAGGTTTAG
- the hisA gene encoding phosphoribosylformimino-5-aminoimidazole carboxamide ribotide isomerase, with protein MTKFRPCIDLHDGKVKQIVGSSLSDSGAGLKTNFETDRSSAWFAELYKKDGIKGGHVIMLGKGNESAAKDALSAYPGGMQVGGGINAQNAKEYIDAGASHVIVTSWIFPDGKLDRSRLDELVKTVGKEHLILDLSCKRTGMVNGKPQWKIATNRWQTIIDIEINKETLEDLAKSCDEFLVHAADVEGKQQGMDDELIKFLAENSPIPVTYAGGAKSLEDLIHCKEISNGKIDLTIGSALDLFGGKGVMYDDCVKFNKAQG; from the coding sequence ATGACGAAGTTTAGGCCGTGCATTGACTTGCACGATGGCAAGGTAAAGCAGATCGTCGGCAGTTCACTCTCCGATAGTGGAGCGGGGCTCAAGACAAATTTTGAAACAGACAGGTCATCCGCATGGTTTGCCGAACTCTATAAGAAAGACGGCATCAAAGGCGGGCACGTGATTATGCTTGGTAAGGGAAACGAGAGCGCGGCAAAGGACGCGCTTTCGGCGTATCCAGGGGGTATGCAAGTTGGTGGTGGTATCAACGCCCAGAACGCTAAAGAATACATTGACGCGGGCGCATCGCACGTGATTGTGACGAGCTGGATTTTCCCAGACGGAAAACTTGACCGTTCGCGCCTTGACGAACTTGTAAAGACGGTCGGCAAGGAACACCTGATTTTGGACTTGAGTTGCAAGCGCACCGGCATGGTCAATGGCAAGCCACAATGGAAGATTGCGACAAACCGTTGGCAGACGATTATCGATATCGAAATCAACAAGGAAACGCTTGAAGACCTCGCCAAAAGCTGTGATGAATTCTTGGTTCACGCAGCCGATGTCGAAGGCAAGCAGCAGGGCATGGACGACGAGCTCATCAAGTTCCTCGCCGAGAATAGCCCAATTCCCGTAACGTATGCAGGTGGTGCAAAATCGCTTGAAGACCTGATCCATTGCAAAGAAATTTCGAATGGCAAGATTGATCTTACCATTGGTAGTGCATTAGACTTGTTCGGTGGCAAAGGAGTGATGTATGACGACTGCGTCAAGTTCAACAAAGCTCAAGGCTAG
- a CDS encoding transcription antitermination factor NusB, producing MLWQRDGSFIKESGLSPFAMELALGVCRRHLYLEYFVKSLTKKLPSLEARVILEMGLFQMFFMDVPDYAAINDSVELAKSANLGESTARLVNAVLRTARRQGEPALPPQRVRRVSVENSVPEWLVRRWFDVYGGDRAEALAKATLERPTEWIRVNLQKTSAPVLAEKIGITGASILYDRFIEIPRDVGVKLLLALPEFVKGQFSFQNPSAFEVVKLLDLKPGLKVWDACAAPGGKTALMAEMDSSLEILASDSSASRLEKMQDLMNRLGLTNIKTEVIDLAPASATSPQQSTLSSEAKFDRILLDVPCSNMGVIARRPESVYRMTPESINEVAELQFKILENASTALAPGGRLVYATCSPDPTETTRVIARFVKVHPEFVKVGEPVLPGLKDSRLDGFFAQALEYKK from the coding sequence TTGCTTTGGCAAAGAGATGGCTCGTTCATCAAGGAAAGCGGACTTTCTCCTTTTGCGATGGAACTTGCTCTGGGCGTTTGCCGCAGGCACTTGTACCTTGAATATTTCGTCAAGTCGCTCACGAAGAAATTGCCATCGCTCGAAGCCCGCGTGATTCTTGAAATGGGCCTCTTCCAGATGTTCTTTATGGACGTGCCGGATTACGCTGCAATCAATGATAGCGTGGAACTTGCAAAGTCTGCAAATCTCGGCGAGAGTACTGCGCGGCTTGTGAACGCGGTGCTTCGCACTGCTCGCCGTCAAGGCGAGCCTGCGCTTCCACCGCAGCGCGTTCGCCGCGTGAGCGTCGAGAATTCTGTGCCTGAATGGCTTGTGCGTCGCTGGTTCGACGTGTACGGAGGCGACCGCGCCGAAGCCTTGGCGAAGGCGACACTGGAGCGCCCGACTGAATGGATCCGCGTGAACTTGCAAAAGACGAGCGCTCCGGTGCTTGCCGAAAAAATCGGCATTACGGGCGCCTCGATTCTCTACGACCGCTTTATTGAAATCCCGCGTGACGTGGGCGTGAAGCTCTTGCTTGCGCTTCCGGAATTTGTGAAAGGGCAGTTCTCGTTCCAAAATCCGTCCGCATTTGAAGTCGTGAAACTCCTCGACTTGAAGCCTGGCTTGAAAGTCTGGGACGCTTGTGCCGCTCCCGGTGGTAAGACCGCTCTCATGGCTGAAATGGATAGCTCGCTCGAGATTCTCGCGAGCGATTCGTCTGCCTCGCGTCTCGAAAAAATGCAAGACCTGATGAACCGCCTCGGCCTTACAAACATCAAGACCGAAGTCATCGACCTCGCTCCAGCCTCCGCGACCTCCCCGCAGCAATCTACTCTCTCGTCTGAAGCAAAATTCGATAGAATTTTGCTTGACGTTCCCTGCAGCAACATGGGCGTGATCGCTCGCCGTCCGGAATCCGTCTACCGCATGACTCCGGAATCCATCAATGAAGTTGCCGAACTCCAGTTCAAGATTCTCGAAAATGCATCGACGGCACTCGCTCCTGGCGGGCGCCTAGTCTATGCCACTTGCAGCCCCGATCCGACGGAAACAACGCGAGTCATCGCACGCTTCGTCAAGGTTCATCCTGAATTCGTGAAAGTCGGCGAACCGGTATTGCCTGGTCTCAAGGATTCCCGCCTTGACGGCTTTTTTGCACAAGCTTTGGAATACAAAAAATGA
- the aroE gene encoding shikimate dehydrogenase, with amino-acid sequence MASINGKTETLCIFGHPVAHSKSPAMHNALFDALGINAAYLPYAPEPENFAQAIQGFKAMKFHGANVTIPYKTEFFNADGTARLVDELSEISKFTGSVNTLYWKDGIVGGTLCGTTTDPYGCVRNLEENGVSPSNKKIALLGNGGAAQSIAFTLVEQKNELTIVCRSKEKGEALASSLNKFFQSSKAGDKNFKTVQVTTFGEFASISANFNIIINATSVGMSPNVDASPITDECLHNGLVVCDIVYTPPHTKLLQMAEAKGCKIVTGEGMLVHQGLESFKKWFPKETENKTNEELTAIMRKGMQG; translated from the coding sequence TTGGCTTCCATAAACGGAAAGACGGAAACTCTTTGCATTTTCGGGCATCCGGTTGCTCACAGCAAATCGCCCGCTATGCACAACGCCCTTTTTGACGCCCTTGGCATCAATGCGGCATATCTCCCCTACGCACCCGAACCAGAAAATTTCGCCCAAGCGATTCAAGGCTTCAAGGCGATGAAGTTCCATGGTGCAAACGTCACCATCCCCTACAAGACGGAATTCTTCAATGCAGACGGAACTGCCCGCCTAGTAGATGAACTTTCGGAAATTTCGAAGTTCACCGGCAGCGTGAACACGCTGTACTGGAAGGACGGCATTGTCGGCGGGACTCTCTGCGGAACGACGACGGATCCTTATGGTTGCGTGCGAAATCTCGAAGAGAATGGCGTAAGTCCGTCTAACAAGAAGATTGCACTCCTCGGAAACGGTGGCGCCGCCCAGTCGATTGCGTTTACACTTGTGGAACAAAAAAACGAGCTTACTATAGTTTGCCGTTCAAAGGAAAAAGGCGAAGCTCTCGCAAGTTCTTTGAACAAGTTTTTCCAGTCCAGCAAAGCTGGCGACAAGAATTTCAAGACCGTTCAGGTCACGACGTTTGGAGAATTTGCAAGTATTTCTGCAAACTTCAACATCATCATCAACGCCACGTCTGTCGGCATGAGCCCGAACGTTGACGCTTCCCCCATTACAGACGAATGCCTGCACAATGGTCTGGTTGTCTGCGACATTGTCTACACGCCGCCTCACACCAAGCTTTTGCAGATGGCAGAAGCTAAAGGTTGCAAGATTGTAACTGGCGAAGGCATGCTCGTACACCAAGGCCTCGAAAGCTTTAAAAAGTGGTTCCCGAAGGAAACCGAAAACAAAACAAACGAAGAACTTACCGCGATTATGCGCAAAGGAATGCAGGGCTAA
- a CDS encoding A/G-specific adenine glycosylase, whose protein sequence is MTPDSLKRLREWFRANAAELPWRPAGLDAPRDPYAVWISETMLQQTQVSTVRDYFTRWMKRFPDVEALAKAEEAEVFKYWQGLGYYSRARNILKTAKIVAALRQAQEPCKMPETRKELEALPGIGAYTAGAILSLAYHQREAILDGNLVRIFSRLYELDFLPTDKGSANKNCTEIYWEYAREVADSPKAYMHNEALMELGRTVCKTKSPLCETCPLRGECRAFQECRTTEFPPAKKRTEKSWHGTVLVVESADEKILAVNGGQKFLDKQLALPHFESARHATVALPAKAEDYINADEVKSVEYCGTFRHSITVHKIECDVLHVQLLTKAKASHLPTENSDKPTAFEWIEKAKAFETFANSFSLKALKKVFC, encoded by the coding sequence ATGACACCAGATTCGTTGAAACGTTTGCGCGAGTGGTTCAGGGCGAACGCGGCAGAATTGCCGTGGAGACCTGCGGGCTTGGACGCGCCCCGTGATCCATATGCTGTATGGATTAGCGAGACGATGTTGCAGCAAACGCAAGTTTCGACGGTCAGGGATTATTTTACGCGATGGATGAAGCGGTTCCCGGACGTGGAAGCACTGGCCAAGGCGGAAGAAGCCGAGGTTTTCAAGTACTGGCAGGGACTTGGTTATTACAGCCGCGCTAGGAACATTTTAAAGACAGCGAAAATAGTCGCAGCGCTTCGGCAAGCCCAGGAACCTTGCAAAATGCCCGAGACGCGCAAGGAACTGGAAGCATTGCCAGGAATCGGGGCATACACAGCAGGTGCTATTTTAAGCCTAGCCTACCACCAACGAGAAGCGATTTTGGATGGGAATCTCGTCAGGATTTTTAGCCGTTTGTACGAGCTTGATTTTTTGCCGACAGATAAAGGTTCCGCAAATAAAAATTGCACTGAGATTTATTGGGAATATGCGCGGGAAGTGGCGGATTCTCCGAAGGCGTACATGCATAACGAAGCGTTAATGGAGCTTGGGCGAACAGTCTGCAAGACGAAATCGCCACTTTGCGAAACATGTCCGCTACGCGGCGAATGCCGCGCATTCCAAGAGTGCCGCACAACTGAATTTCCGCCCGCCAAAAAGCGCACCGAAAAAAGCTGGCATGGAACCGTACTTGTAGTTGAGAGTGCGGACGAAAAAATCTTAGCTGTGAATGGCGGACAAAAATTCTTGGACAAGCAGCTTGCGCTCCCACATTTTGAAAGTGCTCGCCACGCCACTGTAGCACTCCCCGCCAAAGCAGAAGATTACATCAACGCCGACGAAGTCAAATCCGTTGAATATTGCGGGACGTTCCGCCACAGCATTACGGTGCATAAAATCGAATGCGACGTGTTGCACGTGCAACTTTTGACAAAAGCAAAGGCTTCGCATTTGCCAACAGAAAACAGCGACAAGCCCACCGCATTTGAATGGATAGAAAAAGCGAAAGCCTTTGAGACCTTCGCGAATAGTTTCAGCTTAAAAGCGTTAAAAAAAGTGTTTTGTTAA
- a CDS encoding glycosyltransferase: MTTASSSTKLKASDKLDSRPAIFGRKVTSTFRKIFSFDHRPPGNIRTCWIPPLVFLTPIINLPKLLKLRFYLKKERKQRDPNDVRILFYSDNLDETNGIANNLRNVIPYMRAHGMKAYLAGSAFNTRPCGVIENSYCVLLPRLFSMEQLGYANSELAIPRISPALRLLKRYPIDMIELETPSPGAWTVCICAWIAGIKVFSHYRTDVPTYAKTLVKAKWMHTYVLWLMRIFYWMARPVISPCNDYANILQKDLKVPANQVQILPRGLPLDKFSPTMRGKGAWEKFGSERPNKPVRFAFIGRISKEKNLEFLNSVWSKFSAKHDDVELMYVGYGWYLEEIKKQFKDNPSVCFAGEQGGEMLASLYADADFFLFPSTTDTFGNVVVEAMSTGTPAIVSNYGGPHDIVQDDSCGRILPIDEAKWLETLEECRTIKLEKPELYEQMRIDSHKRSERYTLASSTKTQFEYFRKLKRETYGI, from the coding sequence ATGACGACTGCGTCAAGTTCAACAAAGCTCAAGGCTAGCGACAAGCTTGATTCACGCCCGGCAATTTTTGGACGCAAGGTCACGAGCACCTTCCGTAAGATTTTCTCGTTTGACCACAGACCTCCCGGAAACATCCGCACTTGCTGGATTCCGCCTCTGGTGTTTTTAACGCCGATTATAAACTTGCCGAAGCTCTTAAAATTGCGTTTTTACTTGAAAAAGGAACGCAAGCAAAGAGACCCGAACGATGTACGCATTTTGTTTTACTCGGACAATTTGGACGAGACAAATGGCATTGCGAACAACTTGAGAAACGTAATCCCGTACATGCGCGCACACGGCATGAAGGCTTACCTCGCCGGCAGCGCTTTCAATACGCGCCCCTGCGGTGTGATTGAAAACAGCTATTGCGTTTTGTTACCGCGTTTGTTCAGCATGGAACAGCTCGGGTACGCGAACAGTGAACTTGCAATTCCGCGCATTTCGCCGGCACTGCGATTGCTCAAGCGCTACCCCATCGACATGATTGAACTTGAGACCCCGAGCCCTGGCGCTTGGACGGTCTGCATTTGCGCCTGGATTGCAGGCATCAAGGTCTTTAGCCATTACCGCACCGACGTGCCAACCTACGCAAAAACGCTTGTGAAAGCAAAGTGGATGCACACGTACGTGCTTTGGCTCATGCGCATTTTCTACTGGATGGCGCGCCCAGTCATTAGTCCATGCAATGACTACGCAAACATTCTGCAAAAGGACCTGAAGGTCCCTGCAAATCAGGTGCAGATCCTCCCCCGCGGGCTCCCGCTTGACAAGTTTTCGCCCACAATGCGCGGCAAAGGGGCTTGGGAAAAGTTCGGCAGCGAGCGACCCAACAAGCCTGTGCGATTTGCATTTATCGGTAGAATTTCCAAAGAAAAGAATCTGGAATTTTTGAACTCCGTGTGGAGCAAGTTCTCGGCCAAGCACGACGACGTGGAACTCATGTACGTGGGCTACGGCTGGTATCTTGAAGAAATCAAGAAGCAGTTCAAGGACAATCCGAGTGTTTGCTTTGCAGGCGAACAGGGCGGCGAGATGCTCGCGAGCCTCTATGCGGATGCAGACTTTTTCTTGTTCCCGAGCACAACAGATACATTCGGAAACGTGGTCGTAGAAGCGATGTCTACAGGCACGCCCGCGATTGTAAGCAATTACGGCGGTCCGCACGACATTGTGCAGGACGACAGTTGCGGACGCATTTTGCCGATTGACGAAGCGAAGTGGCTTGAAACGCTCGAAGAATGCCGCACCATCAAACTTGAGAAACCGGAACTCTACGAACAGATGCGAATTGACAGCCACAAGCGCAGCGAACGCTACACGCTTGCAAGCTCGACCAAGACGCAGTTTGAGTATTTCAGGAAGTTAAAGCGAGAAACGTACGGGATATAA
- a CDS encoding GDP-mannose 4,6-dehydratase yields MSILVTGGTGSLGYSILSNLSGTNHELYSFSDELPQPWQKVEGVQYLTGDLLDFRNVLEMIQKVSPTHIYHLASQSSVGLSYKKPYETLNINLLGTQTLLEAVRQVVPKAKVLLLSSSEIYGRTEQQLTYLHKETDPPNPLTPYATSKACMEILGNQFRNANGLHIVFARPFHFTGPHHSRRFVIPSIAYQLVKIKYYGAEPVIYSGSLDVSRDVVDVRDVARAAIQILNTAESGEAFNICCGKSYTFRELVEMLVDISGVSVDFRFDPGYDRCNDIPLLIGDPTKIMNLGWKPMICMEDCLSDLFNEMVVRRRVELKMGMGRDLRL; encoded by the coding sequence ATGAGCATATTGGTTACCGGGGGAACGGGATCACTTGGGTACAGTATTCTATCTAACTTAAGCGGCACCAATCACGAGCTGTACAGCTTCAGTGATGAACTTCCGCAGCCGTGGCAAAAGGTCGAAGGAGTACAGTACCTGACCGGTGATTTGCTAGACTTCAGGAATGTGCTGGAAATGATTCAGAAAGTTTCACCGACGCACATTTACCATTTGGCTAGCCAATCCTCTGTGGGGCTCAGCTACAAGAAGCCTTACGAAACGCTCAACATCAACTTGTTGGGTACGCAGACGCTCCTTGAAGCGGTGCGACAGGTTGTGCCGAAGGCAAAAGTCTTGCTCCTCAGCAGTAGCGAAATCTACGGTCGAACAGAACAGCAACTGACTTACCTGCACAAGGAAACGGACCCTCCTAACCCGCTCACTCCGTATGCCACGTCCAAGGCATGCATGGAAATTCTCGGGAACCAGTTCCGCAATGCAAACGGTTTGCACATCGTGTTTGCACGCCCGTTCCATTTTACGGGCCCGCATCACAGCCGCCGCTTTGTAATCCCATCCATCGCCTACCAGCTGGTGAAGATAAAGTATTACGGCGCGGAACCGGTCATTTACTCGGGAAGCCTCGACGTAAGCCGTGACGTGGTTGACGTTCGTGACGTTGCCCGCGCCGCCATCCAGATTTTGAATACCGCCGAATCCGGCGAAGCATTCAACATTTGCTGTGGAAAGTCCTACACGTTCCGCGAACTCGTGGAAATGCTCGTGGACATCTCCGGCGTGAGCGTAGACTTCAGATTTGATCCGGGTTACGACCGTTGCAACGACATTCCGCTCCTAATTGGCGACCCCACCAAGATCATGAATCTCGGCTGGAAACCCATGATTTGCATGGAAGACTGCCTCTCGGATTTGTTCAACGAAATGGTCGTCCGCCGTCGCGTAGAACTCAAGATGGGCATGGGCCGCGACTTGCGCCTGTAA
- a CDS encoding lipocalin-like domain-containing protein, with product MRLQIKNIVLGICSLLAISATTHAAEVTGPQGNDRALTVSDFMPHKAITKDFNETWSYQFVFDNGTRAFVNYSLLNVPGSGRKIGCDLSFWNFKGKTYSVGRQYPPERLVASKEKSTITIKTDEYILQNKPGKGHRVLYSADKGGKFLLDVTFESAVQGMVPGNGTWTFGKEKFAQYIHIPYGRVTGKIAYNEDTLMVKGYAYMDQTWQTTQATEIAARTINFSTSDKSPMHAGRITLTTDGQLMGYALYNGPQGLKVAIPTKVKEGGSDYNGKKFPKTTLSFEWKNGVPAMVFPVNKVLQKASLLDKIDGWFAKKAMKIAAGGEVLFYRGRSKNGLGKNIDWAITGVKD from the coding sequence ATGAGATTACAAATAAAAAATATTGTTTTGGGGATTTGCTCCCTGCTTGCTATTTCTGCGACAACACACGCCGCAGAAGTTACAGGACCGCAGGGTAACGACAGAGCCCTCACTGTAAGTGATTTTATGCCGCACAAGGCTATCACCAAGGATTTCAACGAGACTTGGAGTTACCAGTTCGTATTCGACAACGGCACGCGCGCCTTTGTGAACTATTCCCTGCTCAACGTACCAGGATCGGGCCGCAAAATCGGCTGCGACCTGAGCTTCTGGAACTTCAAGGGAAAAACCTATTCCGTCGGTCGCCAGTACCCGCCTGAGCGCCTTGTTGCAAGCAAGGAAAAATCAACAATTACCATCAAGACGGACGAATACATTCTCCAGAACAAACCTGGCAAAGGCCATCGCGTCCTTTACAGTGCCGACAAGGGTGGAAAGTTCCTTCTGGACGTGACATTTGAAAGTGCGGTCCAAGGCATGGTTCCGGGAAACGGCACCTGGACCTTCGGCAAGGAAAAGTTTGCCCAGTATATTCATATTCCGTACGGACGCGTGACGGGCAAGATTGCCTACAACGAAGACACATTGATGGTCAAGGGCTACGCCTACATGGACCAAACCTGGCAAACCACCCAGGCAACCGAAATCGCCGCACGCACCATCAACTTTAGCACCAGCGACAAATCGCCGATGCACGCAGGCCGCATTACACTCACGACAGACGGCCAGCTCATGGGATATGCATTGTACAACGGTCCGCAAGGCTTGAAGGTCGCCATTCCGACAAAGGTCAAGGAAGGTGGCTCCGATTACAATGGCAAGAAGTTCCCGAAGACCACGCTCTCCTTTGAATGGAAAAACGGCGTACCGGCCATGGTGTTCCCCGTGAACAAGGTTTTGCAGAAGGCCTCGCTCTTGGACAAGATTGACGGCTGGTTTGCAAAGAAGGCCATGAAGATTGCTGCAGGTGGCGAAGTTTTATTCTACCGCGGCAGAAGCAAGAACGGTCTCGGCAAGAATATTGACTGGGCTATTACAGGGGTCAAGGACTAA